In a genomic window of Coregonus clupeaformis isolate EN_2021a chromosome 27, ASM2061545v1, whole genome shotgun sequence:
- the stc1l gene encoding stanniocalcin 1, like, with the protein MLAKFGLFAIFLVLGTSAFDTEPEESSPRRARFSSNSPSEVAGCLSGAVAVGCGPFACLENSTCDTDGMHDICQLFLHTAATFNTQGKTFVKDSLRCIANGVTSKVFQTIRRCGIFQRMISEVQEECYSRLDICGVARSNPEAIGEVVQVPAHFPNRYYSTLLQSLLACDQETVAVVRAGLVSRLGPDMETLFQLLQNKPCPQDSNQGVNSSPPGWRMGSPPSFKIQPSMRGRDPTHLFARKRSLEESDREME; encoded by the exons ATGCTAGCTAAATTCGGCCTGTTCGCTATCTTCCTAGTCCTGGGGACTTCTGCCTTCGACACCGAACCAGAGGAATCCTCTCCTCGCCGTGCACGCTTCTCCTCCAACAGCCCCT CGGAAGTGGCTGGGTGTTTGAGTGGTGCTGTAGCCGTGGGATGTGGACCATTTGCCTGCCTGGAGAATTCTACCTGTGACACGGATGGCATGCACGATATCTGCCAACTATTCCTCCACACCGCAGCTACCTTCAACACACAG ggtaaGACATTTGTAAAGGACAGTCTGAGGTGTATTGCCAATGGCGTCACGTCTAAAGTGTTCCAGACCATCAGGCGCTGTGGAATCTTCCAGAGGATGATCTCTGAG GTCCAGGAGGAGTGTTACAGTAGGCTGGACATCTGTGGTGTGGCTCGCTCCAACCCTGAGGCCATTGGAGAGGTGGTACAGGTACCTGCACACTTCCCCAACAG GTACTACAGCACTCTGCTTCAGTCCCTGCTGGCCTGTGATCAGGAGACAGTGGCGGTTGTCAGGGCAGGGCTTGTTTCAAGGCTGGGGCCAGACATGGAGACCCTCTTCCAGCTGCTGCAGAACAAGCCCTGCCCCCAGGATTCTAACCAGGGTGTTAACTCCTCCCCTCCCGGCTGGCGCATGGGGTCTCCCCCCTCCTTCAAGATCCAGCCCAGCATGAGAGGAAGAGACCCCACCCACCTGTTTGCTAGGAAACGCTCTCTGGAGGAGTCggatagagagatggagtag